One Flexistipes sp. DNA segment encodes these proteins:
- the nadB gene encoding L-aspartate oxidase, with product MKTYAFDFIVLGSGVAGLRAAAELADYGQTAIITKAAIGESSSEYAQGGVAVVMSDDDDIYLHYEDTIKAGDGLCDKNAVFTLVDEGPRYINELIAQGANFDMHEGTLDFTREAAHSVNRIIHAKGDATGHEIVRSLKNSVSKKESIKRFENVFAVDIIQENGIVSGIFVIEESSQEKVFFSAKAVILTTGGAGQMFKRTTNPPVATGDGIAISFRAGACQKDLEFYQFHPTALTMKNTPAFLLSESMRGEGGVLKNIHGKRFCHNYHKLGELAPRDVVSRAIFSEMQKTDSEFVYLDLTGLEKDFVKNRFPKIYNTCLDFGLDITKEYIPVSPAAHYYMGGVETDLWGRTSIEGLYAAGETACTGVHGANRLASNSLLEGVVFGGRSAKAAIVDSKHKTLQKNNVDYKDEIDLSDKYEVYLQEIQETMWENVGVVRNFDGLAKAVSYFNEKLEMISDKKPANQKTGERINMFYVGKLMALAAASREGSRGAHFREDFPEKSKEDFHIIFKDGKFSPINR from the coding sequence ATGAAAACATACGCGTTTGATTTTATCGTTCTGGGAAGCGGAGTAGCCGGATTAAGAGCTGCTGCAGAACTGGCTGATTACGGTCAAACTGCAATAATAACCAAAGCAGCCATAGGCGAAAGCAGTTCAGAGTATGCCCAGGGCGGAGTTGCAGTGGTAATGTCTGACGATGACGATATATATCTGCATTACGAGGATACCATTAAAGCTGGCGACGGCTTGTGTGACAAAAATGCTGTTTTCACCCTTGTGGACGAGGGGCCCAGATACATTAATGAGCTTATTGCTCAGGGGGCTAATTTTGACATGCATGAAGGTACTCTGGATTTTACCAGAGAAGCTGCCCACAGTGTCAACAGAATAATTCATGCAAAAGGTGACGCCACAGGCCACGAAATTGTCAGATCTTTAAAAAATTCCGTTTCTAAAAAAGAGTCCATAAAAAGATTTGAAAATGTATTTGCTGTTGATATTATTCAGGAAAATGGAATAGTAAGCGGCATTTTCGTTATAGAAGAAAGCAGCCAGGAAAAAGTATTTTTTAGTGCCAAGGCTGTTATCCTTACCACCGGAGGTGCCGGTCAAATGTTCAAGCGTACAACCAATCCGCCGGTTGCAACCGGCGATGGTATTGCAATTTCTTTCAGAGCAGGTGCATGCCAAAAGGATCTTGAATTTTATCAGTTCCATCCAACTGCACTTACCATGAAGAATACTCCCGCTTTCCTTCTGAGTGAATCCATGAGAGGGGAAGGCGGCGTGTTGAAAAATATACACGGCAAAAGATTCTGCCATAATTATCATAAGCTGGGAGAACTCGCTCCGAGAGATGTTGTCAGCAGAGCCATTTTTTCAGAAATGCAAAAAACTGATTCTGAGTTTGTATACCTTGATTTGACAGGTCTCGAAAAGGATTTTGTTAAAAACAGATTCCCTAAAATATACAATACCTGCCTGGATTTCGGTCTTGATATAACAAAGGAATATATTCCCGTAAGTCCGGCTGCTCATTATTATATGGGCGGAGTGGAAACGGATTTGTGGGGGCGCACAAGTATAGAAGGATTGTACGCTGCCGGTGAAACCGCATGCACAGGTGTTCATGGAGCTAACAGGCTTGCCAGTAATTCACTTCTTGAAGGGGTTGTTTTCGGCGGTAGAAGTGCAAAAGCTGCAATTGTTGATTCCAAACATAAGACTCTTCAAAAAAATAATGTTGATTATAAAGATGAAATAGATTTATCGGATAAATACGAAGTCTATCTTCAGGAAATTCAGGAAACGATGTGGGAAAATGTCGGTGTTGTAAGAAACTTTGACGGGTTAGCAAAAGCTGTCAGCTATTTTAACGAAAAACTGGAAATGATAAGTGATAAAAAACCAGCCAATCAAAAAACAGGAGAAAGAATCAACATGTTTTATGTCGGAAAACTTATGGCTCTTGCAGCCGCCAGCAGAGAGGGAAGCCGCGGTGCCCATTTTAGAGAGGATTTTCCTGAAAAATCAAAAGAGGATTTTCATATAATTTTCAAAGATGGCAAATTTAGTCCCATTAACAGATGA
- a CDS encoding radical SAM protein, with the protein MYDIPKLLFADDKGVIYDHPTLKMTVRSENLETVPYELEMEAVPPKTKLNFLEDTLPLAYNPEKAGMEVFKSGHAVYIEPPEGYLRLYLPAYKKRKEIMFEDREYTPIGWMNETFVSPIINVDKIPDKNSEATGNKFHGFLKSFKKKNAFVKYLLSNSDLYHTKNEEIRLPVDKDSMQADSKELTEILSHYSEVADKPVFNIDYDDFNVSNGEIDFTQLLEGIKYLRKNNEKLSITFSSYLQNIETLKMFTDAGVDCVNVKMISTNTETNRIFNKENNTDNVYKSLQALHKQNIFKSLTLYTMPGLTDRESETESLRDFLSTFDINLLLLRNLKGDPDRIFFSENLKTEDIKGLKNVIKLIKKKMKNLKIGYFNRHKEQFLIEYGMPDFKRRK; encoded by the coding sequence ATGTATGATATACCAAAACTGTTGTTTGCCGATGACAAGGGAGTTATTTACGACCACCCTACTCTTAAAATGACGGTCAGGAGTGAAAATCTTGAGACTGTCCCTTACGAACTTGAAATGGAAGCCGTACCTCCTAAAACGAAACTTAATTTTCTCGAAGATACTCTGCCTTTGGCTTATAATCCTGAAAAGGCCGGGATGGAGGTTTTCAAGTCAGGCCATGCTGTTTATATAGAGCCCCCTGAAGGTTATTTGCGGCTGTATTTGCCGGCTTATAAAAAAAGAAAGGAAATAATGTTTGAAGACAGGGAATATACTCCGATCGGCTGGATGAATGAAACTTTTGTCTCCCCAATAATCAATGTTGATAAAATCCCCGATAAAAACAGCGAAGCCACCGGCAATAAATTTCATGGCTTTTTAAAATCTTTCAAAAAGAAAAATGCTTTTGTGAAATACCTGCTCAGCAATTCTGATTTATACCATACAAAAAACGAGGAAATAAGACTTCCGGTTGATAAAGACAGCATGCAGGCAGATTCAAAGGAATTAACCGAGATACTGTCACACTATTCGGAAGTTGCCGATAAGCCTGTTTTTAATATCGACTATGACGATTTTAATGTGTCCAACGGAGAAATTGATTTTACACAGTTGTTAGAAGGTATAAAATATCTAAGAAAGAACAATGAGAAGCTCAGCATCACATTTTCTTCATATCTGCAGAATATTGAAACATTGAAAATGTTTACGGATGCCGGTGTGGACTGCGTTAATGTTAAAATGATTTCTACCAATACCGAAACCAACAGAATTTTCAATAAAGAAAACAATACGGATAATGTTTACAAATCATTACAGGCTCTGCATAAACAAAATATATTCAAGAGTCTGACCCTCTACACAATGCCCGGTTTAACCGACAGGGAAAGTGAAACGGAATCATTAAGGGATTTTCTGTCAACCTTTGACATCAATCTACTGCTGTTAAGAAACCTTAAAGGCGATCCTGACCGGATATTTTTTTCTGAAAATCTGAAAACCGAAGATATCAAAGGGTTAAAAAATGTGATTAAACTGATAAAAAAGAAAATGAAAAACCTCAAAATCGGTTATTTTAATAGACATAAAGAGCAGTTTCTAATAGAATATGGTATGCCGGATTTTAAAAGGAGGAAATGA
- the eno gene encoding phosphopyruvate hydratase — MTDIIDVFAREILDSRGNPTIEVEVVTSGGNIGVAAVPSGASTGEFEAVELRDGDSERFSGKGVLKAVQNVNEIISPELEGIDVLEQKLIDEIMIDLDGTANKNKLGANAILGVSLACAKAAADALAMPLYRYIGGTFAHTMPAPMMNILNGGAHADNNVDIQEFMIMPLGAESFKESLRMGTETFHALKKVLSSKGYNTAVGDEGGFAPNLKSNEEAIDVILTAVEKAGYKPGEDIYIAIDAAASEFYKNGKYILAAEKNSDKTAEEMVDYYEYLVSKYPIISIEDGLDEEDWDGWKILTEKLGDKVQLVGDDLFVTNTERLKKGINENIANSILIKLNQIGTLTETIDAIETAKRAGYTCVISHRSGETEDTTIADLSVAVNAGQIKTGSASRTDRIAKYNQLLRIEEELLDQSAFYGLDSFYNLKK, encoded by the coding sequence ATGACAGATATTATCGATGTTTTCGCCAGAGAAATTCTGGATTCCAGAGGGAACCCTACAATTGAAGTTGAAGTTGTCACAAGCGGAGGCAATATAGGGGTTGCAGCGGTACCGTCAGGGGCTTCAACCGGTGAATTTGAAGCTGTGGAGCTCAGAGACGGTGACAGTGAAAGGTTTAGCGGAAAAGGCGTATTAAAAGCCGTACAAAATGTAAATGAAATAATTTCCCCCGAGTTGGAGGGAATAGACGTCCTGGAACAAAAGCTGATCGATGAAATAATGATTGATCTGGACGGAACAGCCAATAAAAATAAATTAGGAGCCAATGCCATCCTTGGTGTTTCCCTCGCCTGTGCAAAAGCAGCTGCAGATGCACTGGCCATGCCTTTATACCGTTATATCGGCGGCACCTTTGCTCATACTATGCCCGCTCCCATGATGAACATTCTAAATGGAGGAGCACATGCCGACAACAATGTTGATATACAGGAATTCATGATAATGCCCTTGGGAGCTGAATCCTTTAAAGAATCTTTAAGAATGGGAACTGAGACATTTCATGCACTGAAGAAAGTTCTTTCATCCAAAGGATACAACACAGCAGTGGGTGACGAAGGAGGCTTTGCTCCAAATCTGAAGTCCAATGAAGAAGCTATAGATGTGATTTTGACAGCTGTTGAAAAGGCAGGATACAAACCCGGGGAAGATATATACATTGCCATAGACGCCGCTGCCAGTGAATTTTATAAAAACGGTAAGTACATACTGGCAGCAGAGAAAAATTCCGATAAAACTGCTGAAGAAATGGTTGATTACTATGAATACCTTGTCTCAAAATATCCGATAATTTCCATAGAAGACGGGCTTGATGAAGAAGACTGGGACGGCTGGAAGATTCTTACAGAAAAACTGGGCGATAAAGTCCAGCTGGTTGGTGATGATTTATTTGTTACAAACACCGAACGTCTCAAAAAAGGTATAAATGAAAATATTGCCAACTCAATCCTGATTAAGCTTAATCAAATAGGTACTTTAACGGAAACTATCGATGCAATAGAGACTGCAAAACGTGCAGGCTATACTTGCGTGATTTCACACAGATCCGGAGAAACGGAGGACACAACAATTGCCGATCTTTCTGTTGCTGTTAACGCAGGGCAAATCAAGACAGGCTCAGCAAGCAGAACGGACAGAATTGCCAAATATAATCAGCTTTTAAGAATTGAGGAGGAGCTTTTGGATCAGTCCGCATTTTATGGTCTGGACTCTTTTTATAATCTTAAAAAATAA
- a CDS encoding tRNA (5-methylaminomethyl-2-thiouridine)(34)-methyltransferase MnmD, translating into MANLVPLTDDKKPFVTADGSFSYYNLTYNEAYHAKSIGAYTESLHKFVFASGILEKLRYREVWLLDICFGLGYNLAVLINEYLKKQGLHKLNILSVEKDPSVLSLLENNYLFWPVHSYSILRKLLEGGPVKNIDLNIIIDDATAVFEYLTFPFDVIFFDPFSKNKNPEMWNINIFKKLYNLLKDDGCIVTYACSASVRKKFYKAGFLSYDTRNLPTGFQKGTLMKKFVYL; encoded by the coding sequence ATGGCAAATTTAGTCCCATTAACAGATGATAAAAAACCTTTTGTAACCGCTGATGGTTCTTTTTCATATTATAATCTCACTTATAATGAAGCATACCATGCCAAGTCCATAGGAGCTTATACAGAGAGCCTCCATAAATTTGTTTTTGCATCGGGAATACTTGAGAAACTACGATATAGAGAAGTTTGGCTGCTGGATATATGTTTCGGACTGGGATATAATCTGGCTGTACTGATAAATGAATATTTGAAAAAACAAGGGCTACACAAACTGAACATTTTGAGTGTGGAAAAAGATCCCTCTGTGCTGTCGCTGCTGGAAAACAATTATCTGTTTTGGCCTGTTCATTCATACAGTATTTTGCGAAAGCTTTTGGAAGGGGGTCCTGTTAAGAATATAGATTTAAATATTATTATTGATGATGCCACGGCTGTATTTGAGTATTTAACATTTCCTTTTGATGTTATCTTTTTTGATCCGTTTAGTAAAAACAAAAATCCTGAAATGTGGAATATAAACATTTTTAAAAAATTGTATAATCTGTTAAAAGATGACGGCTGCATTGTAACATATGCGTGCAGTGCATCTGTCAGAAAAAAATTTTACAAAGCCGGATTCCTTTCTTACGACACCAGAAATCTTCCAACCGGTTTTCAGAAAGGTACTTTAATGAAAAAATTTGTATATCTATAA